The following coding sequences lie in one Arachis ipaensis cultivar K30076 chromosome B05, Araip1.1, whole genome shotgun sequence genomic window:
- the LOC107643529 gene encoding uncharacterized protein LOC107643529 isoform X2: MKEHFESWIAVFMRIEIRKLIEELPENWNHVPDIQSLCSLDRSFLFPGEQVYILACLSASKQDTDMITPVATAMSKNGVGQSPERENENSKNRNNLISREGQLSTSVEEHLEDFIDGESLCRMEAQKRRTELLLQKFENSRFFVRISEFDEPLWSKRGSAINFFNPSDANGLKALNIQIEEPTLSSTGVVIDRGNFNATTSGGLVRDSVKCSALPNGDIVILLQMNVGVDSLKDPCIEVLQFEKCPERKLPTDDHFEVEHTNEDPCAELLNWMLPLDNNLSPRLQSPPNLRRYSMSSLPQSMSSPSGYLKAVSSMSNFLENRDQILSNSYLRRKFALEGLLSFRGVSLEQERFSVCCGLEGLHTPGRRWRRKLEIVQPLEIHSFAADCNSEDLLCVQMKNVAPSNVPDIVIFIDTISIVLEETTRNGPMPSLLISCVEAGNDHSLPNLTLRRGEEHSFVVKPATSMKKSINIQYDTSSQFSKQFQNRTSKLSLDGRKPTLINDQYAIVVSYRCNYTASRLFFKQQTSWRPCTSKDIMISVSSEMLGQYPRPCATCQLPVQILTLQASNLTSEDLTLTMLSPASFSLPPSLVSLSSPTTPRSPFIGFADFLGRVNSGRSSGATQPSTVEENGEKSSTSEAKAVSTSDVLPNSGLSCTHLWLQSKVPLGCIPAQSIATVRLELLPLTDGIITLDSLQIDVKEKGITYTPGCALKINSTSSIPKGIS; this comes from the exons ATGAAAGAGCACTTTGAGAGTTGGATAGCTGTGTTCATGAGGATAGAGATCCGGAAGCTAATAG AGGAACTTCCTGAAAACTGGAATCACGTGCCAGATATACAGTCCCTGTGCTCACTTGACCGTTCATTTCTTTTTCCTG GTGAACAAGTTTATATCTTGGCATGCTTGTCTGCATCTAAGCAGGATACGGACATGATTACTCCAGTTGCTACAGCGATGAGTAAGAATGGCGTAGGTCAAAGCCCtgagagagaaaatgaaaacagtaaaAACAGAAACAATTTAATATCTAGAGAAGGGCAATTAAGTACCAGTGTTGAAGAGCATCTGGAAGATTTTATTGATGGTGAATCCCTTTGTAGGATGGAGGCACAGAAAAGACGAACTGAATTGTTGTTACAAAAATTTGAGAATTCACGCTTCTTTGTGAGGATTTCAGAATTTGATGAACCCTTGTGGTCCAAAAGAGGCAGTGCAATAAATTTTTTTAACCCTTCTGATGCAAATGGCCTAAAGGCTTTAAATATCCAAATTGAAGAGCCTACATTGTCTTCTACTGGAGTGGTTATTGATAGAGGAAATTTTAATGCCACCACTTCTGGAGGATTGGTGAGAGATTCTGTTAAGTGTTCTGCTCTTCCTAATGGAGACATCGTG ATTCTTTTACAGATGAATGTTGGTGTAGACTCTCTTAAAGATCCTTGTATTGAAGTTCTCCAATTTGAAAAGTGTCCAGAGAGAAAACTGCCTACCGATGACCACTTCGAGGTAGAACATACAAATGAGGATCCATGTGCTGAATTGTTAAATTGGATGCTTCCATTGGATAACAATCTTTCACCTCGCCTGCAATCTCCTCCTAATTTAAGACGTTACTCCATGTCATCGTTACCCCAAAGTATGAGCAGTCCGTCTGGTTATTTAAAAGCAGTTAGTTCTATGTCAAACTTCCTTGAGAACAGGGATCAAATCCTATCTAACAGTTACTTGAGGAGAAAATTTGCATTGGAAGGACTACTATCTTTTCGAGGAGTCTCTTTGGAGCAAGAAAGATTTTCTGTCTGTTGTGGATTAGAAGGCCTCCATACTCCAGGAAGAAGATGGAGAAGAAAACTTGAGATAGTACAACCTTTGGAGATTCACTCTTTTGCTGCTGACTGCAACTCAGAGGATCTTCTTTGTGTTCAGATGAAG AATGTCGCTCCTTCAAATGTTCCTGATATTGTGATATTTATAGATACAATATCTATTGTTTTGGAGGAGACAACAAGAAATGGACCAATGCCATCATTACTGATTTCATGTGTTGAAGCTGGAAATGACCATTCTTTACCAAATCTAACCCTTAG gAGAGGTGAAGAGCATTCTTTTGTCGTTAAACCAGCAACTTCTATGAAGAAGAGTATCAATATTCAATACGATACAAGTTCTCAAttttcaaaacaatttcaaaatAGAACATCAAAATTAAGTCTGGATGGAAGAAAGCCTACTTTGATTAATGATCAGTATGCAATTGTGGTGTCATACCGGTGCAATTATACAG CATCAAGGTTGTTCTTTAAGCAACAAACTAGTTGGCGACCATGCACCTCTAAGGATATTATGATCTCTGTTTCATCAGAGATGTTAGGACAATATCCAAGACCTTGTGCAACCTGCCAACTTCCTGTGCAG ATCCTAACTCTGCAAGCTTCAAATTTAACATCTGAAGATCTAACTTTAACAATGCTATCTCCTGCATCCTTTAGTTTACCCCCATCATTGGTCTCCTTGAGTTCTCCAACGACTCCAAGAAGTCCTTTTATTGGTTTCGCAGATTTTTTAGGAAGAGTAAATAGTGGAAGGAGTAGTGGTGCCACCCAGCCGTCAACTGTTGAAGAAAATGGGGAAAAAAGTTCTACTAGTGAAGCTAAGGCAGTTTCTACAAGTGATGTTCTTCCTAATTCTGGCCTGAGTTGTACTCATCTATGGTTGCAGAGTAAAGTTCCACTCGG GTGTATTCCAGCTCAATCTATAGCAACTGTCAGGCTTGAACTACTCCCATTGACAGATGGCATAATTACGCTTGACTCTCTGCAAATTGATGTTAAGGAAAAAG GTATTACTTATACCCCTGGGTGCGCTCTAAAGATAAATTCAACTTCCAGTATTCCGAAGGGGATTAGTTAG
- the LOC107643529 gene encoding uncharacterized protein LOC107643529 isoform X4, translated as MIQSNSQLHLQTYITFSIFTSQNCVVLLYFCGTMNFLMRSSSSSYSERTPLPPPRSASGSNLEKLASQDSHVRHSDDATIAGLVSSLPNKHLDVSAEEGFITIPFKELPENWNHVPDIQSLCSLDRSFLFPGEQVYILACLSASKQDTDMITPVATAMSKNGVGQSPERENENSKNRNNLISREGQLSTSVEEHLEDFIDGESLCRMEAQKRRTELLLQKFENSRFFVRISEFDEPLWSKRGSAINFFNPSDANGLKALNIQIEEPTLSSTGVVIDRGNFNATTSGGLVRDSVKCSALPNGDIVILLQMNVGVDSLKDPCIEVLQFEKCPERKLPTDDHFEVEHTNEDPCAELLNWMLPLDNNLSPRLQSPPNLRRYSMSSLPQSMSSPSGYLKAVSSMSNFLENRDQILSNSYLRRKFALEGLLSFRGVSLEQERFSVCCGLEGLHTPGRRWRRKLEIVQPLEIHSFAADCNSEDLLCVQMKNVAPSNVPDIVIFIDTISIVLEETTRNGPMPSLLISCVEAGNDHSLPNLTLRRGEEHSFVVKPATSMKKSINIQYDTSSQFSKQFQNRTSKLSLDGRKPTLINDQYAIVVSYRCNYTDFLGRVNSGRSSGATQPSTVEENGEKSSTSEAKAVSTSDVLPNSGLSCTHLWLQSKVPLGCIPAQSIATVRLELLPLTDGIITLDSLQIDVKEKGITYTPGCALKINSTSSIPKGIS; from the exons ATGATCCAATCCAACTCGCAACTGCACCTTCAAACTTACATTACGTTCTCCATCTTTACATCACAG AATTGCGTCGTTCTCCTTTATTTTTGTGGCACCATGAATTTTTTGATGCGGTCTTCGTCGAGTTCATACTCGGAACGAACACCGCTTCCGCCCCCTAGGTCTGCGTCTGGGTCTAATCTAGAGAAGCTGGCGTCTCAGGATTCGCACGTGCGCCATAGCGATGATGCCACCATCGCTGGTCTTGTTTCAAGCTTACCAAATAAGCACCTTGATGTTTCTGCAGAAGAAGGGTTCATCACTATTCCATTCA AGGAACTTCCTGAAAACTGGAATCACGTGCCAGATATACAGTCCCTGTGCTCACTTGACCGTTCATTTCTTTTTCCTG GTGAACAAGTTTATATCTTGGCATGCTTGTCTGCATCTAAGCAGGATACGGACATGATTACTCCAGTTGCTACAGCGATGAGTAAGAATGGCGTAGGTCAAAGCCCtgagagagaaaatgaaaacagtaaaAACAGAAACAATTTAATATCTAGAGAAGGGCAATTAAGTACCAGTGTTGAAGAGCATCTGGAAGATTTTATTGATGGTGAATCCCTTTGTAGGATGGAGGCACAGAAAAGACGAACTGAATTGTTGTTACAAAAATTTGAGAATTCACGCTTCTTTGTGAGGATTTCAGAATTTGATGAACCCTTGTGGTCCAAAAGAGGCAGTGCAATAAATTTTTTTAACCCTTCTGATGCAAATGGCCTAAAGGCTTTAAATATCCAAATTGAAGAGCCTACATTGTCTTCTACTGGAGTGGTTATTGATAGAGGAAATTTTAATGCCACCACTTCTGGAGGATTGGTGAGAGATTCTGTTAAGTGTTCTGCTCTTCCTAATGGAGACATCGTG ATTCTTTTACAGATGAATGTTGGTGTAGACTCTCTTAAAGATCCTTGTATTGAAGTTCTCCAATTTGAAAAGTGTCCAGAGAGAAAACTGCCTACCGATGACCACTTCGAGGTAGAACATACAAATGAGGATCCATGTGCTGAATTGTTAAATTGGATGCTTCCATTGGATAACAATCTTTCACCTCGCCTGCAATCTCCTCCTAATTTAAGACGTTACTCCATGTCATCGTTACCCCAAAGTATGAGCAGTCCGTCTGGTTATTTAAAAGCAGTTAGTTCTATGTCAAACTTCCTTGAGAACAGGGATCAAATCCTATCTAACAGTTACTTGAGGAGAAAATTTGCATTGGAAGGACTACTATCTTTTCGAGGAGTCTCTTTGGAGCAAGAAAGATTTTCTGTCTGTTGTGGATTAGAAGGCCTCCATACTCCAGGAAGAAGATGGAGAAGAAAACTTGAGATAGTACAACCTTTGGAGATTCACTCTTTTGCTGCTGACTGCAACTCAGAGGATCTTCTTTGTGTTCAGATGAAG AATGTCGCTCCTTCAAATGTTCCTGATATTGTGATATTTATAGATACAATATCTATTGTTTTGGAGGAGACAACAAGAAATGGACCAATGCCATCATTACTGATTTCATGTGTTGAAGCTGGAAATGACCATTCTTTACCAAATCTAACCCTTAG gAGAGGTGAAGAGCATTCTTTTGTCGTTAAACCAGCAACTTCTATGAAGAAGAGTATCAATATTCAATACGATACAAGTTCTCAAttttcaaaacaatttcaaaatAGAACATCAAAATTAAGTCTGGATGGAAGAAAGCCTACTTTGATTAATGATCAGTATGCAATTGTGGTGTCATACCGGTGCAATTATACAG ATTTTTTAGGAAGAGTAAATAGTGGAAGGAGTAGTGGTGCCACCCAGCCGTCAACTGTTGAAGAAAATGGGGAAAAAAGTTCTACTAGTGAAGCTAAGGCAGTTTCTACAAGTGATGTTCTTCCTAATTCTGGCCTGAGTTGTACTCATCTATGGTTGCAGAGTAAAGTTCCACTCGG GTGTATTCCAGCTCAATCTATAGCAACTGTCAGGCTTGAACTACTCCCATTGACAGATGGCATAATTACGCTTGACTCTCTGCAAATTGATGTTAAGGAAAAAG GTATTACTTATACCCCTGGGTGCGCTCTAAAGATAAATTCAACTTCCAGTATTCCGAAGGGGATTAGTTAG
- the LOC107643529 gene encoding uncharacterized protein LOC107643529 isoform X5, with translation MITPVATAMSKNGVGQSPERENENSKNRNNLISREGQLSTSVEEHLEDFIDGESLCRMEAQKRRTELLLQKFENSRFFVRISEFDEPLWSKRGSAINFFNPSDANGLKALNIQIEEPTLSSTGVVIDRGNFNATTSGGLVRDSVKCSALPNGDIVILLQMNVGVDSLKDPCIEVLQFEKCPERKLPTDDHFEVEHTNEDPCAELLNWMLPLDNNLSPRLQSPPNLRRYSMSSLPQSMSSPSGYLKAVSSMSNFLENRDQILSNSYLRRKFALEGLLSFRGVSLEQERFSVCCGLEGLHTPGRRWRRKLEIVQPLEIHSFAADCNSEDLLCVQMKNVAPSNVPDIVIFIDTISIVLEETTRNGPMPSLLISCVEAGNDHSLPNLTLRRGEEHSFVVKPATSMKKSINIQYDTSSQFSKQFQNRTSKLSLDGRKPTLINDQYAIVVSYRCNYTASRLFFKQQTSWRPCTSKDIMISVSSEMLGQYPRPCATCQLPVQILTLQASNLTSEDLTLTMLSPASFSLPPSLVSLSSPTTPRSPFIGFADFLGRVNSGRSSGATQPSTVEENGEKSSTSEAKAVSTSDVLPNSGLSCTHLWLQSKVPLGCIPAQSIATVRLELLPLTDGIITLDSLQIDVKEKGITYTPGCALKINSTSSIPKGIS, from the exons ATGATTACTCCAGTTGCTACAGCGATGAGTAAGAATGGCGTAGGTCAAAGCCCtgagagagaaaatgaaaacagtaaaAACAGAAACAATTTAATATCTAGAGAAGGGCAATTAAGTACCAGTGTTGAAGAGCATCTGGAAGATTTTATTGATGGTGAATCCCTTTGTAGGATGGAGGCACAGAAAAGACGAACTGAATTGTTGTTACAAAAATTTGAGAATTCACGCTTCTTTGTGAGGATTTCAGAATTTGATGAACCCTTGTGGTCCAAAAGAGGCAGTGCAATAAATTTTTTTAACCCTTCTGATGCAAATGGCCTAAAGGCTTTAAATATCCAAATTGAAGAGCCTACATTGTCTTCTACTGGAGTGGTTATTGATAGAGGAAATTTTAATGCCACCACTTCTGGAGGATTGGTGAGAGATTCTGTTAAGTGTTCTGCTCTTCCTAATGGAGACATCGTG ATTCTTTTACAGATGAATGTTGGTGTAGACTCTCTTAAAGATCCTTGTATTGAAGTTCTCCAATTTGAAAAGTGTCCAGAGAGAAAACTGCCTACCGATGACCACTTCGAGGTAGAACATACAAATGAGGATCCATGTGCTGAATTGTTAAATTGGATGCTTCCATTGGATAACAATCTTTCACCTCGCCTGCAATCTCCTCCTAATTTAAGACGTTACTCCATGTCATCGTTACCCCAAAGTATGAGCAGTCCGTCTGGTTATTTAAAAGCAGTTAGTTCTATGTCAAACTTCCTTGAGAACAGGGATCAAATCCTATCTAACAGTTACTTGAGGAGAAAATTTGCATTGGAAGGACTACTATCTTTTCGAGGAGTCTCTTTGGAGCAAGAAAGATTTTCTGTCTGTTGTGGATTAGAAGGCCTCCATACTCCAGGAAGAAGATGGAGAAGAAAACTTGAGATAGTACAACCTTTGGAGATTCACTCTTTTGCTGCTGACTGCAACTCAGAGGATCTTCTTTGTGTTCAGATGAAG AATGTCGCTCCTTCAAATGTTCCTGATATTGTGATATTTATAGATACAATATCTATTGTTTTGGAGGAGACAACAAGAAATGGACCAATGCCATCATTACTGATTTCATGTGTTGAAGCTGGAAATGACCATTCTTTACCAAATCTAACCCTTAG gAGAGGTGAAGAGCATTCTTTTGTCGTTAAACCAGCAACTTCTATGAAGAAGAGTATCAATATTCAATACGATACAAGTTCTCAAttttcaaaacaatttcaaaatAGAACATCAAAATTAAGTCTGGATGGAAGAAAGCCTACTTTGATTAATGATCAGTATGCAATTGTGGTGTCATACCGGTGCAATTATACAG CATCAAGGTTGTTCTTTAAGCAACAAACTAGTTGGCGACCATGCACCTCTAAGGATATTATGATCTCTGTTTCATCAGAGATGTTAGGACAATATCCAAGACCTTGTGCAACCTGCCAACTTCCTGTGCAG ATCCTAACTCTGCAAGCTTCAAATTTAACATCTGAAGATCTAACTTTAACAATGCTATCTCCTGCATCCTTTAGTTTACCCCCATCATTGGTCTCCTTGAGTTCTCCAACGACTCCAAGAAGTCCTTTTATTGGTTTCGCAGATTTTTTAGGAAGAGTAAATAGTGGAAGGAGTAGTGGTGCCACCCAGCCGTCAACTGTTGAAGAAAATGGGGAAAAAAGTTCTACTAGTGAAGCTAAGGCAGTTTCTACAAGTGATGTTCTTCCTAATTCTGGCCTGAGTTGTACTCATCTATGGTTGCAGAGTAAAGTTCCACTCGG GTGTATTCCAGCTCAATCTATAGCAACTGTCAGGCTTGAACTACTCCCATTGACAGATGGCATAATTACGCTTGACTCTCTGCAAATTGATGTTAAGGAAAAAG GTATTACTTATACCCCTGGGTGCGCTCTAAAGATAAATTCAACTTCCAGTATTCCGAAGGGGATTAGTTAG
- the LOC107643529 gene encoding uncharacterized protein LOC107643529 isoform X1 — translation MIQSNSQLHLQTYITFSIFTSQNCVVLLYFCGTMNFLMRSSSSSYSERTPLPPPRSASGSNLEKLASQDSHVRHSDDATIAGLVSSLPNKHLDVSAEEGFITIPFKELPENWNHVPDIQSLCSLDRSFLFPGEQVYILACLSASKQDTDMITPVATAMSKNGVGQSPERENENSKNRNNLISREGQLSTSVEEHLEDFIDGESLCRMEAQKRRTELLLQKFENSRFFVRISEFDEPLWSKRGSAINFFNPSDANGLKALNIQIEEPTLSSTGVVIDRGNFNATTSGGLVRDSVKCSALPNGDIVILLQMNVGVDSLKDPCIEVLQFEKCPERKLPTDDHFEVEHTNEDPCAELLNWMLPLDNNLSPRLQSPPNLRRYSMSSLPQSMSSPSGYLKAVSSMSNFLENRDQILSNSYLRRKFALEGLLSFRGVSLEQERFSVCCGLEGLHTPGRRWRRKLEIVQPLEIHSFAADCNSEDLLCVQMKNVAPSNVPDIVIFIDTISIVLEETTRNGPMPSLLISCVEAGNDHSLPNLTLRRGEEHSFVVKPATSMKKSINIQYDTSSQFSKQFQNRTSKLSLDGRKPTLINDQYAIVVSYRCNYTASRLFFKQQTSWRPCTSKDIMISVSSEMLGQYPRPCATCQLPVQILTLQASNLTSEDLTLTMLSPASFSLPPSLVSLSSPTTPRSPFIGFADFLGRVNSGRSSGATQPSTVEENGEKSSTSEAKAVSTSDVLPNSGLSCTHLWLQSKVPLGCIPAQSIATVRLELLPLTDGIITLDSLQIDVKEKGITYTPGCALKINSTSSIPKGIS, via the exons ATGATCCAATCCAACTCGCAACTGCACCTTCAAACTTACATTACGTTCTCCATCTTTACATCACAG AATTGCGTCGTTCTCCTTTATTTTTGTGGCACCATGAATTTTTTGATGCGGTCTTCGTCGAGTTCATACTCGGAACGAACACCGCTTCCGCCCCCTAGGTCTGCGTCTGGGTCTAATCTAGAGAAGCTGGCGTCTCAGGATTCGCACGTGCGCCATAGCGATGATGCCACCATCGCTGGTCTTGTTTCAAGCTTACCAAATAAGCACCTTGATGTTTCTGCAGAAGAAGGGTTCATCACTATTCCATTCA AGGAACTTCCTGAAAACTGGAATCACGTGCCAGATATACAGTCCCTGTGCTCACTTGACCGTTCATTTCTTTTTCCTG GTGAACAAGTTTATATCTTGGCATGCTTGTCTGCATCTAAGCAGGATACGGACATGATTACTCCAGTTGCTACAGCGATGAGTAAGAATGGCGTAGGTCAAAGCCCtgagagagaaaatgaaaacagtaaaAACAGAAACAATTTAATATCTAGAGAAGGGCAATTAAGTACCAGTGTTGAAGAGCATCTGGAAGATTTTATTGATGGTGAATCCCTTTGTAGGATGGAGGCACAGAAAAGACGAACTGAATTGTTGTTACAAAAATTTGAGAATTCACGCTTCTTTGTGAGGATTTCAGAATTTGATGAACCCTTGTGGTCCAAAAGAGGCAGTGCAATAAATTTTTTTAACCCTTCTGATGCAAATGGCCTAAAGGCTTTAAATATCCAAATTGAAGAGCCTACATTGTCTTCTACTGGAGTGGTTATTGATAGAGGAAATTTTAATGCCACCACTTCTGGAGGATTGGTGAGAGATTCTGTTAAGTGTTCTGCTCTTCCTAATGGAGACATCGTG ATTCTTTTACAGATGAATGTTGGTGTAGACTCTCTTAAAGATCCTTGTATTGAAGTTCTCCAATTTGAAAAGTGTCCAGAGAGAAAACTGCCTACCGATGACCACTTCGAGGTAGAACATACAAATGAGGATCCATGTGCTGAATTGTTAAATTGGATGCTTCCATTGGATAACAATCTTTCACCTCGCCTGCAATCTCCTCCTAATTTAAGACGTTACTCCATGTCATCGTTACCCCAAAGTATGAGCAGTCCGTCTGGTTATTTAAAAGCAGTTAGTTCTATGTCAAACTTCCTTGAGAACAGGGATCAAATCCTATCTAACAGTTACTTGAGGAGAAAATTTGCATTGGAAGGACTACTATCTTTTCGAGGAGTCTCTTTGGAGCAAGAAAGATTTTCTGTCTGTTGTGGATTAGAAGGCCTCCATACTCCAGGAAGAAGATGGAGAAGAAAACTTGAGATAGTACAACCTTTGGAGATTCACTCTTTTGCTGCTGACTGCAACTCAGAGGATCTTCTTTGTGTTCAGATGAAG AATGTCGCTCCTTCAAATGTTCCTGATATTGTGATATTTATAGATACAATATCTATTGTTTTGGAGGAGACAACAAGAAATGGACCAATGCCATCATTACTGATTTCATGTGTTGAAGCTGGAAATGACCATTCTTTACCAAATCTAACCCTTAG gAGAGGTGAAGAGCATTCTTTTGTCGTTAAACCAGCAACTTCTATGAAGAAGAGTATCAATATTCAATACGATACAAGTTCTCAAttttcaaaacaatttcaaaatAGAACATCAAAATTAAGTCTGGATGGAAGAAAGCCTACTTTGATTAATGATCAGTATGCAATTGTGGTGTCATACCGGTGCAATTATACAG CATCAAGGTTGTTCTTTAAGCAACAAACTAGTTGGCGACCATGCACCTCTAAGGATATTATGATCTCTGTTTCATCAGAGATGTTAGGACAATATCCAAGACCTTGTGCAACCTGCCAACTTCCTGTGCAG ATCCTAACTCTGCAAGCTTCAAATTTAACATCTGAAGATCTAACTTTAACAATGCTATCTCCTGCATCCTTTAGTTTACCCCCATCATTGGTCTCCTTGAGTTCTCCAACGACTCCAAGAAGTCCTTTTATTGGTTTCGCAGATTTTTTAGGAAGAGTAAATAGTGGAAGGAGTAGTGGTGCCACCCAGCCGTCAACTGTTGAAGAAAATGGGGAAAAAAGTTCTACTAGTGAAGCTAAGGCAGTTTCTACAAGTGATGTTCTTCCTAATTCTGGCCTGAGTTGTACTCATCTATGGTTGCAGAGTAAAGTTCCACTCGG GTGTATTCCAGCTCAATCTATAGCAACTGTCAGGCTTGAACTACTCCCATTGACAGATGGCATAATTACGCTTGACTCTCTGCAAATTGATGTTAAGGAAAAAG GTATTACTTATACCCCTGGGTGCGCTCTAAAGATAAATTCAACTTCCAGTATTCCGAAGGGGATTAGTTAG
- the LOC107643529 gene encoding uncharacterized protein LOC107643529 isoform X3, with amino-acid sequence MMPPSLVLFQAYQISTLMFLQKKGSSLFHSRNFLKTGITCQIYSPCAHLTVHFFFLDTDMITPVATAMSKNGVGQSPERENENSKNRNNLISREGQLSTSVEEHLEDFIDGESLCRMEAQKRRTELLLQKFENSRFFVRISEFDEPLWSKRGSAINFFNPSDANGLKALNIQIEEPTLSSTGVVIDRGNFNATTSGGLVRDSVKCSALPNGDIVILLQMNVGVDSLKDPCIEVLQFEKCPERKLPTDDHFEVEHTNEDPCAELLNWMLPLDNNLSPRLQSPPNLRRYSMSSLPQSMSSPSGYLKAVSSMSNFLENRDQILSNSYLRRKFALEGLLSFRGVSLEQERFSVCCGLEGLHTPGRRWRRKLEIVQPLEIHSFAADCNSEDLLCVQMKNVAPSNVPDIVIFIDTISIVLEETTRNGPMPSLLISCVEAGNDHSLPNLTLRRGEEHSFVVKPATSMKKSINIQYDTSSQFSKQFQNRTSKLSLDGRKPTLINDQYAIVVSYRCNYTASRLFFKQQTSWRPCTSKDIMISVSSEMLGQYPRPCATCQLPVQILTLQASNLTSEDLTLTMLSPASFSLPPSLVSLSSPTTPRSPFIGFADFLGRVNSGRSSGATQPSTVEENGEKSSTSEAKAVSTSDVLPNSGLSCTHLWLQSKVPLGCIPAQSIATVRLELLPLTDGIITLDSLQIDVKEKGITYTPGCALKINSTSSIPKGIS; translated from the exons ATGATGCCACCATCGCTGGTCTTGTTTCAAGCTTACCAAATAAGCACCTTGATGTTTCTGCAGAAGAAGGGTTCATCACTATTCCATTCA AGGAACTTCCTGAAAACTGGAATCACGTGCCAGATATACAGTCCCTGTGCTCACTTGACCGTTCATTTCTTTTTCCTG GATACGGACATGATTACTCCAGTTGCTACAGCGATGAGTAAGAATGGCGTAGGTCAAAGCCCtgagagagaaaatgaaaacagtaaaAACAGAAACAATTTAATATCTAGAGAAGGGCAATTAAGTACCAGTGTTGAAGAGCATCTGGAAGATTTTATTGATGGTGAATCCCTTTGTAGGATGGAGGCACAGAAAAGACGAACTGAATTGTTGTTACAAAAATTTGAGAATTCACGCTTCTTTGTGAGGATTTCAGAATTTGATGAACCCTTGTGGTCCAAAAGAGGCAGTGCAATAAATTTTTTTAACCCTTCTGATGCAAATGGCCTAAAGGCTTTAAATATCCAAATTGAAGAGCCTACATTGTCTTCTACTGGAGTGGTTATTGATAGAGGAAATTTTAATGCCACCACTTCTGGAGGATTGGTGAGAGATTCTGTTAAGTGTTCTGCTCTTCCTAATGGAGACATCGTG ATTCTTTTACAGATGAATGTTGGTGTAGACTCTCTTAAAGATCCTTGTATTGAAGTTCTCCAATTTGAAAAGTGTCCAGAGAGAAAACTGCCTACCGATGACCACTTCGAGGTAGAACATACAAATGAGGATCCATGTGCTGAATTGTTAAATTGGATGCTTCCATTGGATAACAATCTTTCACCTCGCCTGCAATCTCCTCCTAATTTAAGACGTTACTCCATGTCATCGTTACCCCAAAGTATGAGCAGTCCGTCTGGTTATTTAAAAGCAGTTAGTTCTATGTCAAACTTCCTTGAGAACAGGGATCAAATCCTATCTAACAGTTACTTGAGGAGAAAATTTGCATTGGAAGGACTACTATCTTTTCGAGGAGTCTCTTTGGAGCAAGAAAGATTTTCTGTCTGTTGTGGATTAGAAGGCCTCCATACTCCAGGAAGAAGATGGAGAAGAAAACTTGAGATAGTACAACCTTTGGAGATTCACTCTTTTGCTGCTGACTGCAACTCAGAGGATCTTCTTTGTGTTCAGATGAAG AATGTCGCTCCTTCAAATGTTCCTGATATTGTGATATTTATAGATACAATATCTATTGTTTTGGAGGAGACAACAAGAAATGGACCAATGCCATCATTACTGATTTCATGTGTTGAAGCTGGAAATGACCATTCTTTACCAAATCTAACCCTTAG gAGAGGTGAAGAGCATTCTTTTGTCGTTAAACCAGCAACTTCTATGAAGAAGAGTATCAATATTCAATACGATACAAGTTCTCAAttttcaaaacaatttcaaaatAGAACATCAAAATTAAGTCTGGATGGAAGAAAGCCTACTTTGATTAATGATCAGTATGCAATTGTGGTGTCATACCGGTGCAATTATACAG CATCAAGGTTGTTCTTTAAGCAACAAACTAGTTGGCGACCATGCACCTCTAAGGATATTATGATCTCTGTTTCATCAGAGATGTTAGGACAATATCCAAGACCTTGTGCAACCTGCCAACTTCCTGTGCAG ATCCTAACTCTGCAAGCTTCAAATTTAACATCTGAAGATCTAACTTTAACAATGCTATCTCCTGCATCCTTTAGTTTACCCCCATCATTGGTCTCCTTGAGTTCTCCAACGACTCCAAGAAGTCCTTTTATTGGTTTCGCAGATTTTTTAGGAAGAGTAAATAGTGGAAGGAGTAGTGGTGCCACCCAGCCGTCAACTGTTGAAGAAAATGGGGAAAAAAGTTCTACTAGTGAAGCTAAGGCAGTTTCTACAAGTGATGTTCTTCCTAATTCTGGCCTGAGTTGTACTCATCTATGGTTGCAGAGTAAAGTTCCACTCGG GTGTATTCCAGCTCAATCTATAGCAACTGTCAGGCTTGAACTACTCCCATTGACAGATGGCATAATTACGCTTGACTCTCTGCAAATTGATGTTAAGGAAAAAG GTATTACTTATACCCCTGGGTGCGCTCTAAAGATAAATTCAACTTCCAGTATTCCGAAGGGGATTAGTTAG